Proteins from one Physeter macrocephalus isolate SW-GA unplaced genomic scaffold, ASM283717v5 random_636, whole genome shotgun sequence genomic window:
- the LOC102997022 gene encoding V-type proton ATPase subunit G 1, which yields MASQSQGIQQLLQAEKRAAEKVSEARKRKNRRLKQAKEEAQAEIEQYRLQREKEFKAKEAAALGSHGSCSTEVEKDTQEKMTILQTYFRQNREEVLDNLLAFVCDIRPEIHENYRING from the exons ATGGCCAGTCAGTCGCAGGGCATCCAGCAGCTGCTCCAGGCCGAGAAGCGGGCCGCCGAGAAGGTGTCCGAGGCCCGCAAGC GAAAGAACCGGAGGCTGAAGCAGGCCAAAGAAGAAGCCCAGGCTGAAATTGAACAGTACCGCCTGCAGAGGGAGAAGGAGTTCAAGGCCAAGGAAGCTGCG GCTCTGGGATCCCACGGCAGTTGCAGCACTGAAGTGGAGAAGGACACCCAGGAGAAGATGACCATCCTTCAGACCTACTTCCGGCAGAATAGGGAGGAAGTCCTGGACAACCTCTTGGCCTTTGTCTGTGACATCCGGCCAGAAATCCACGAGAATTACCGCATAAATGGATAG